Proteins from a single region of Artemia franciscana chromosome 20, ASM3288406v1, whole genome shotgun sequence:
- the LOC136040251 gene encoding uncharacterized protein LOC136040251 — protein sequence MNGGIQFFKIKMEKLAKRRSICWEYFSVCDVNKVQCGMCLEFLSYKAHNTSTMLKHLWNKHRIGSGPPTDAARKKKTITSTAIQVEYTYPNNLNSIEQVSIPQQTLPNHEEKFEPISQITVKKEENGYECEVVPNAIYEPQDLLGAAFDNADLTARVLQPVAASSNDIVLYRRTDATEMPHQMKTTEVSLSVRIANAEMKEALVKYISTDLMPPMWLDSQGFQKFAQRLLNIGATYGKLEIGQIMPDVATVTERLSQQARYARSQIQETIQCDNPAQFAVSVETWRNDVGQQYATITIHYIAENFVLKKYRLDSIQAEDETVEVQIRNILDAYNLGQPKCITVEPCHEHCYTTSDSILCSVALLNGVASSVFESEADYLPAKLFLSCNIILAHAQNSERAIKYRSYLPSYEKRSDWASKCQFLSAVANAWDTLLGISGEVDGLPTLMLEVDVTQLRCVISVLQPFQDALGLLSIQNEPTLHFVVPIVRKLETHLQPSSDDNDDIKHIKSQLLNHFMKVKDKLLSKMACCALFFDPSKKSLRITDDNDREIARDTIFTEMRLIDSELCLEMPLEKIKKFDLEEFSDFDHTFKDPVTAEFERYIYFQISQQGEGLTTSVLEWWKNNKINFPRLAQLAHAYLAIPTIANPSAYGESILERRRFLDSESTSDILILNASAHIGGS from the exons ATGAATGGTggaatacaattttttaaaataaaaatggaaaaattggcaaaaagaagaagtatttgttgggaatatttttctgtttgtgaTGTGAACAAAGTTCAGTGTGGCATGTGTTTGGAATTTTTGTCCTACAAGGCTCATAACACATCCACAATGCTTAAGCACTTATGGAATAAGCATAGGATTGGTTCAGGCCCCCCTACTGATGCAG CTAGGAAGAAAAAGACAATCACTTCAACTGCAATCCAAGTTGAATATAcatatccaaataatttaaattcgATTGAACAAGTATCCATTCCACAACAAACACTGCCTAATCACGAGGAGAAATTTGAACCAATCTCACAAATCAcagtaaaaaaggaagaaaatgggTATGAATGCGAAGTCGTCCCCAACGCCATCTACGAGCCTCAAGATCTTCTTGGTGCTGCGTTTGACAACGCTGATCTCACTGCCAGGGTTTTACAACCAGTTGCCGCATCATCAAACGATATCGTTCTCTACCGACGGACGGATGCCACAGAGATGCCGCATCAGATGAAGACAACAGAAGTGTCTTTGTCGGTTAGAATTGCAAATGCAGAAATGAAGGAGGCGCTAGTGAAGTACATTAGTACCGATCTAATGCCCCCGATGTGGTTAGACAGTCAAGGATTCCAAAAATTTGCACAGAGGCTATTAAACATCGGAGCCACATATGGAAAg cttgAGATTGGCCAAATTATGCCTGATGTCGCAACAGTCACCGAACGTCTAAGTCAACAGGCTCGATACGCTCGAAGCCAAatccaagaaacaattcaatGTGACAACCCTGCGCAATTTGCCGTCTCAGTTGAGACTTGGCGAAACGATGTCGGTCAACAATATGCAACAATTACCATACATTACATTGCTGAGAATTTTGTCTTGAAAAAGTATCGGCTTGATAGTATCCaagcagaagatgaaacagtCGAAGTGCAGATAAGAAATATATTAGATGCATATAATTTAGGACAGCCGAAATGCATTACTGTTGAACCTTGTCATGAGCATTGCTACACAACATCAGATAGTATATTATGCTCTGTTGCACTCTTAAACGGGGTTGCAAGTTCCGTTTTTGAATCTGAAGCTGATTATTTACCAgccaaattatttttgtcatgtaaTATTATTTTGGCGCATGCTCAGAATTCTGAAAGAGCAATTAAGTATCGTTCATACCTGCCCAGTTATGAGAAGCGTTCAGATTGGGCATCGAAATGTCAATTTTTAAGTGCAGTTGCAAATGCTTGGGATACCCTTTTAGGTATTTCTGGTGAAGTAGATGGCCTCCCAACATTAATGCTTGAAGTAGATGTCACTCAACTACGATGTGTCATCTCCGTCCTTCAACCGTTTCAAGACGCTCTTGGCCTATTATCAATACAAAATGAGCCTACGTTACATTTTGTTGTGCCTATAGTGCGCAAGCTTGAAACGCACCTTCAGCCAAGTAGTGATGATAATGATGATATAAAGCATATCAAGTCTCAGCTGTTGAACCACTTTATGAAAGTCAAAGATAAGCTTTTAAGTAAAATGGCTTGCTGCGCCCTCTTTTTTGATCCATCAAAGAAGAGCTTACGAATCACTGATGATAATGATCGTGAGATAGCACGCGATACAATATTTACAGAGATGCGTTTAATTGACTCGGAGTTGTGCTTAGAAATGCCATTAgagaaaatcaaaaagtttgaTTTGGAAGAATTTAGTGATTTTGATCACACTTTTAAAGACCCAGTGACAGCTGAATTTGAGCGTTATATTTACTTTCAAATAAGTCAACAAGGAGAGGGTCTTACGACATCAGTTTTAGAAtggtggaaaaataataaaattaatttcccACGATTGGCACAATTAGCTCACGCCTATTTGGCGATTCCTACAATCGCCAATCCATCCGCTTATGGCGAGAGTATATTAGAAAGGCGGCGATTCTTAGACTCCGAGTCCACCTCGGATATTTTGATATTGAATGCTAGTGCTCACATTGGGGGAAGCTGA